The Paracoccus albus region GGGGGAAGTTGCATAAGATTCGGGTCTGCCACCCGATCAGATGCAGTTCGAAACCGACCGCAAAACGGTCTGTAGCTGACCAAGCAGGGGAACTGCCATCCCGCTGCAAGGCAAGCGATATGCTAGCTGACCAGATCGGTCGGGCGGCCCTTTGCTGTCCTGACTGGTCGGGTGTTGGTCCCCTTTTGTCTCGTGAAGCGCCCGTGCCGCCTGCTGGCCGGAATTGGGGACAAGACAAAGAGAAGATATAATGAAAGAGCTTTGGGATAGGGCCAGTGATGCGCTGCGGGATAAAATCGGAAACAACAATCACACCGCATGGATTGCACCGCTCGATCTGACCGGCATCGACTCGGACGAGGCCCGGATCACCACCCCGACGCGCTTTATTTCTGATTGGGTTCAGCGCCATTATGCCGAAGCCATTCGCGATGCGCTGAATGAGGCAGGCGCAGCCGTCGGTCGGCTGAGCTTTCAGGTCTCGGCGACCGCACGCACAGCGACATCCCGCAAAAGCGCTGCCGCGCAAACTGCTGCCTCCCCACGCAGCGCCGCTGAACCGGAAATGTCTGCTCCGCTGGATTCGCGTTTTACCTTCGACAATTTCGTTGTCGGCAAACCGAACGAACTGGCCCATGCCGCGGCCCGTCGTGTTGCCGAAGGTGGACCCGTTACGTTCAACCCGCTGTTTCTCTACGGGGGCGTCGGTCTTGGTAAGACGCACCTGATGCACGCCATTGCGTCCGAAGTTCGTGCGCGCCGCCCTGAATCTCGGGTGCTCTATCTGTCGGCGGAACAATTCATGTATCGTTTCGTGCAAGCGTTGCGCGAACGTACGGTTATGGATTTCAAAGAGATTTTCCGTACCGTTGAAGTGCTGATGGTCGATGATGTTCAATTCATCGCCGGCAAGGAATCGACGCAGGAAGAGTTTTTCCACACCTTCAATGCGCTCGTCGATCAGGGCAAACAGATTGTTATTTCGGCTGACCGCGCTCCGGGTGAGATCAAGGACCTTGAGGACCGGATCAAATCGCGTCTGCAATGCGGTCTGGTCGTCGATCTGCACCCGACGGATTATGAACTGCGCCTTGGCATCCTTCAGTCAAAAACGGATGCTTTCCGGGCCCAATATTCCGGCCTTTGCATCGAGCCCGGCGTGCTGGAGTTTCTGGCCCACAGGATCACATCGAATGTCCGCGTTCTGGAAGGCGCGTTGCAGCGTCTGTTTGCATTTGCCAGCCTCGTGGGTCGCACCATCGACATGGAACTGACGCAGGATTGCCTTGCCGATATCCTTCGCGCGTCTGACCGGAAGCTGTCGATCGAAGATATTCAGCGCCGCGTTGCCGAACATTACAATATCAAACTGGCCGATCTGGTCGGGCAGAAACGTGTCCGCACCATCGCCCGCCCGCGGCAGGTGGCCATGTATCTTGCCAAGCAGATGACCACGCGCAGTCTGCCAGAGATCGGGCGTCGCTTCGGTGGCCGCGATCACACCACCATTATGCACGGTGTCCGCAAGATAGAAGAGCTTTGTTCGGACGATCATGGTCTGGCCGAAGATGTGCTGCTTCTTCGCCGTGCTCTGGAAGCCTGACACCAAGGCTTGATTCCGGACGCATTTTTAATGACATTCAGCGGACCGGCCGCTGGCCGGTATTGTTGCGCCGGATGTGCGCAGGAAAGACGCGCGCATGACAGGGGACTGGCAATGAAATTCTCGATTGAACGGGCTGATCTGGTGAAGGCCGTGGCACAGGCAGGATCTGTCGTGGAACGTCGGCATACGATCCCGATTCTCGCCAATGTGCAGATCGAAGCGACACCCGATGGCGTCAGCTTCCGCGCGACCGATCTGGACACCGAAGTTATCGACCGCACTGCGGCGCATGTCGAACGTCCGGGCTCGACGACTGTATCGGCGCAGATGCTGAACGAAATCTCGCGCAAGCTTCCTGACGGCTCGCTGGTGACGATTGCGGTAGATGGCGCGAATGAGCGGCTGACGGTGCAGGCCGGGCGGTCGAACTTTACGCTGGCGACTTTGCCGTCAGAAGATTTTCCCGTGATGGCAAATGCCGAATATTCCGCCAATTTCGCTGCCCCGGCCCCGGTATTGCGCCGTCTTTTCGACAAGGCGAAATTCGCGATCTCCAACGAAGAGACGCGCTATTACCTGAACGGCGTCTATATGCATGTCGCCGATTCCGAAGACGGTAAGGCGCTGCGCTGTGTGGCGACAGATGGTCACCGGCTGGCACGGATTGACGCGCCGCTGCCTGATGGTGCTGCCGACATGCCGGGTGTCATCGTGCCGAAGAAAACGGTCGCCGAGCTGCGTAAGCTTCTGGATGACGATGATCAGCAGATCGCCGTTTCAGTGAGTGAGACAAAAGTGCGGTTTGCCACGCCGAATATCACGCTGACATCGAAGGTCATCGACGGCACTTTCCCGGACTACACGCGCGTGATTCCGATGGGAAACACCCGCAAGATGGAAGTGGACGCCAATGATTTCGCCCGTGCGGTGGATCGTGTGGCCACCGTTAGCAGCGAACGTTCGCGGGCGGTCAAGCTCGCACTGGAGCTTGATCGTCTGGTGCTTTCCGTCAACGCGCCGGATTCCGGCACGGCGGATGAAGAACTTGCCGTGGCATATGGTGATGACCCGCTGGAAATCGGTTTCAACGCGAAATACCTGCAAGAGATTGCTGCGCAGGTGGATCGTGAAAATGCCGTGTTCATGTTCAACGGCTCGGGCGATGCAGCGCTGATCCGCGAAGGCAGCGACAGCTCTGCCGTCTATGTCGTCATGCCGATGCGCGTGTGATCCTGTCCCGGCTGACGCTGTCGCAGTTTCGGTCCTGGCCGCGGTTAGAGCTTGATCTCGACGCGCGGCCATTGGCTTTTTATGGGCCGAACGGGGCGGGCAAGACCAATATTATCGAAGCAGTGTCCATGCTGTCGCCCGGGCGCGGAATGCGCGGCGCGGTGCCGGGCGATCAGGCGCGTCAGGGTGTTGATGCGGGGTGGCGCATCCGGGCAGCCGCCGGCGATGATGAGATTGAGACATCTGCCCTTCCCCGCGCCAACAGAACTGTCAGCATTAACGAAAAGAATACGCCGCAAATCGCGCTCGGCCAGATATTGCGGCTGATCTGGCTGACGCCCGCCATGGACCGGCTCTGGATCGAAGCGCCCGAAGGCAGGCGCAAATTTCTGGACCGGATGACGCTGTCATTTCACCCGGATCATGCCAGCCTGTCGCTGTCCTATGACAAAGCGATGCGCGAACGAAACCGCCTGCTGCGCGAACAGGTGACCGATCCCGGCTGGTATCGCGCGCTTGAAGGGCAAATGGCAGAGGCGGGCGCGAAGATCACGCAGAACCGCCTTGCGGCAATCAAAGCGATCATGGCTGCGCAGACATGCGACAGCGATTTTCCGGCAGCGCAGCTGAGCCTGTTGCCGGGTGAGGGCTTCGCCGATGATCCCAATGCGAACGACATCGCAGGCCGGCTGGAAACTATGCGCGCTAGGGACCTTGCCGCAGGGCGAAGCCTGTCCGGCCCTCATCGCGCGGATCTGGGCGCGATTTGGGGACCGCAGGACATGCCGGCCGCGCTGTCATCGACCGGCGAGCAGAAGGCGCTGTTGCTGTCCATGATCCTCGCCAATGCAACGGCACTGGAGGGTCAGCCCGTGGTGCTGCTGCTTGATGAGGTGGCGGCCCATCTGGATGCCGACAGGCGTGCCGCGCTTTACGACAGGATCACGGCGTTGAACGCACAGACCATGCTGACCGGGACAGGCCCGGAACTGTTCAGCGCATTTGGTCCCCGCGCCCGGCATATTTCCGTCAGCAGAAGCGACGGCGCGTCGCGGGCAGACGAAGCATCCTGACTAGAGCAGCCACTCAATCGGCAGCAGATTCAGAACATAGACGGCGACCCGGTTGCCCAGCCCAAGGCCCGGTTCATGTTCGATCAATGCCTCGCCCCCATCGGCTTGCGGATCGCGCCACAGCATTTTGCCGTCGCGCAGGATCGGTTGGTAACTGCGTCCGACAAGGTCGTTGTTCATCAGGTCGCTGCCGCCCGTGGCGATTTCGGCGCTTTCGATCAGGAAGCCCATTTCGCAATTCAGCGCGGCCGAACGTGGGTCAAAGTTGAAAGAGCCGATAAAGACGCGCAGATCGTCGGCAGCAAATGTCTTGGCGTGAAGGCTGGCACCGGACGAACCGAACGGACCCATCGGATCGTGAGGTTGATCGCCGTCCTCCGCAGGTTTCAATTCATACAGGTTGACGCCAGCTTCCAGAAGCTCTCGGCGGTACTTGACGTATCCTGCATGAACCATCGGCACATCGGTCGCCTGCCAGGAGTTTGTGAGGATGTTCACCTCTACCCCCTTGCTCGCTAGCGCGGCGAATTGCTGGCTTCCGTTCTTGCCTGGCACGAAATAGGCCGAGATCAGATCAAGGCGTTTCTGAACGTCACCCAGAATGTCGGCAAGCCTGAAGATCATCAGTTTATCCCGGTCAACCTCTCCGACCCCTTTAAGGGGATCGTCGGCGACAACGCTGACATCGGTCCAGACGAGCGGTGGACGTTCGCCGCGCGCGAGTTCGGCAGCAACTGTCGCGGTCATGTCCGAAATGGCTTGCCCAACATCGGAATTACGAGCTGCTTCGACCGCGTTGTCAAATGCGGCCATGTCACCGCTGCCGGAAATGACCTGATCGAGCGCCAGGACCGGGGCAGAGTTCCAGTACTCATCGAAGATCGCAGCAGTGTCCGTCACGACCGAACCGACACCCAGCACATCGAGGTCAAGATATGCAGGCGCTTCGCCGACTTCGAAATATTCATTGCCAATATTGCGACCGCCGACGATTGCAGCGGCGCCGTCAACGATGAAAGCCTTGTTGTGCATCCTGCGGTTCATGCGCAGCGGATAGAGCGCGTATCCCAGCAGTTTCGGATTGCGAACGGTCGAGGGATTGAACAGCCGAACGGAAAAATTTTCCTGCGCGTGCATTGCAGCCAGCATGTCGTCCATTCCGGCAATGCCATTGTCATCGAGCAGCAGTCTGACACGGACACCACGGGCCGCTGCCTCTTTCAGGGCATTCATCAGCAGCAAGCCGGTCTCATCATCGTGCCAGATGTAATACATGACGTCGATTGATCGTTCGGCGCCACCGGCAAGCGCCATGCGGCTGAGAAATGCCGTTCGCCCGTCAGGCAATGGATTCACGCCGCTTTGACCAGGATGATCTGACTGCGCGGCCAGAGCCTCGGGGCCAAGACGTGTTTCAGGATCAAAGGGGATTACATGCTCGGTCGGTCGTCCCTCGGTCGAGGGAACGGACCAGATCATTCTGCCGACAAGCCAAAGTGCGACCAGACCAAGGATCACGATAAGAATCATCTTTAACCACCGCATAGTTGCCCCTGATTGAACGCTAGCCACTCCGACTGTTTCAGCCGCAATCCGGCACCTGTGCAAGGGGCGGCTGCATTTCGCCGTTTTGCCACGAAATACAGTGTGTTTCCCGTGACTTTACCTTCGTGAATGACTATATGATGTGCAGAATAACAGGAAAAATCAGGCATGACAGACAGCGCTCCGCAGCCCGCCGAATATGGCGCGGATTCCATTAAAGTTCTCAAGGGGTTGGAAGCCGTCAGAAAGCGGCCGGGGATGTATATCGGTGACACCGATGACGGCTCTGGCCTGCATCACATGGTTTACGAGGTCGTCGACAACGGGATTGACGAAGCGCTTGCCGGTCACGCCGACTTCGTGAAGGTCAAAATTCACGCTGACAGCTCCGTCTCCGTTCGTGACAATGGTCGTGGCATTCCGGTTGAGATGCACAAGACAGAGGGCGTGTCGGCGGCCGAAGTCATCATGACGCAGCTTCACGCAGGCGGTAAATTCGACCAGAACAGCTACAAGGTTTCCGGCGGTCTGCACGGTGTGGGCGTTTCGGTGGTGAACGCGCTGTCCGACTGGCTGGAACTGCGCATCTGGCGCAATGGCAAAGAGCATGTCGCGCGG contains the following coding sequences:
- the dnaA gene encoding chromosomal replication initiator protein DnaA, translated to MMKELWDRASDALRDKIGNNNHTAWIAPLDLTGIDSDEARITTPTRFISDWVQRHYAEAIRDALNEAGAAVGRLSFQVSATARTATSRKSAAAQTAASPRSAAEPEMSAPLDSRFTFDNFVVGKPNELAHAAARRVAEGGPVTFNPLFLYGGVGLGKTHLMHAIASEVRARRPESRVLYLSAEQFMYRFVQALRERTVMDFKEIFRTVEVLMVDDVQFIAGKESTQEEFFHTFNALVDQGKQIVISADRAPGEIKDLEDRIKSRLQCGLVVDLHPTDYELRLGILQSKTDAFRAQYSGLCIEPGVLEFLAHRITSNVRVLEGALQRLFAFASLVGRTIDMELTQDCLADILRASDRKLSIEDIQRRVAEHYNIKLADLVGQKRVRTIARPRQVAMYLAKQMTTRSLPEIGRRFGGRDHTTIMHGVRKIEELCSDDHGLAEDVLLLRRALEA
- the dnaN gene encoding DNA polymerase III subunit beta, giving the protein MKFSIERADLVKAVAQAGSVVERRHTIPILANVQIEATPDGVSFRATDLDTEVIDRTAAHVERPGSTTVSAQMLNEISRKLPDGSLVTIAVDGANERLTVQAGRSNFTLATLPSEDFPVMANAEYSANFAAPAPVLRRLFDKAKFAISNEETRYYLNGVYMHVADSEDGKALRCVATDGHRLARIDAPLPDGAADMPGVIVPKKTVAELRKLLDDDDQQIAVSVSETKVRFATPNITLTSKVIDGTFPDYTRVIPMGNTRKMEVDANDFARAVDRVATVSSERSRAVKLALELDRLVLSVNAPDSGTADEELAVAYGDDPLEIGFNAKYLQEIAAQVDRENAVFMFNGSGDAALIREGSDSSAVYVVMPMRV
- the recF gene encoding DNA replication/repair protein RecF (All proteins in this family for which functions are known are DNA-binding proteins that assist the filamentation of RecA onto DNA for the initiation of recombination or recombinational repair.), giving the protein MILSRLTLSQFRSWPRLELDLDARPLAFYGPNGAGKTNIIEAVSMLSPGRGMRGAVPGDQARQGVDAGWRIRAAAGDDEIETSALPRANRTVSINEKNTPQIALGQILRLIWLTPAMDRLWIEAPEGRRKFLDRMTLSFHPDHASLSLSYDKAMRERNRLLREQVTDPGWYRALEGQMAEAGAKITQNRLAAIKAIMAAQTCDSDFPAAQLSLLPGEGFADDPNANDIAGRLETMRARDLAAGRSLSGPHRADLGAIWGPQDMPAALSSTGEQKALLLSMILANATALEGQPVVLLLDEVAAHLDADRRAALYDRITALNAQTMLTGTGPELFSAFGPRARHISVSRSDGASRADEAS
- a CDS encoding phospholipase D family protein, producing the protein MRWLKMILIVILGLVALWLVGRMIWSVPSTEGRPTEHVIPFDPETRLGPEALAAQSDHPGQSGVNPLPDGRTAFLSRMALAGGAERSIDVMYYIWHDDETGLLLMNALKEAAARGVRVRLLLDDNGIAGMDDMLAAMHAQENFSVRLFNPSTVRNPKLLGYALYPLRMNRRMHNKAFIVDGAAAIVGGRNIGNEYFEVGEAPAYLDLDVLGVGSVVTDTAAIFDEYWNSAPVLALDQVISGSGDMAAFDNAVEAARNSDVGQAISDMTATVAAELARGERPPLVWTDVSVVADDPLKGVGEVDRDKLMIFRLADILGDVQKRLDLISAYFVPGKNGSQQFAALASKGVEVNILTNSWQATDVPMVHAGYVKYRRELLEAGVNLYELKPAEDGDQPHDPMGPFGSSGASLHAKTFAADDLRVFIGSFNFDPRSAALNCEMGFLIESAEIATGGSDLMNNDLVGRSYQPILRDGKMLWRDPQADGGEALIEHEPGLGLGNRVAVYVLNLLPIEWLL